Proteins found in one candidate division TA06 bacterium genomic segment:
- a CDS encoding tetratricopeptide repeat protein: MVFVKQIFDQHCAHQLLKLSINAFNQGDYQTAIDHLTVIHEHESSVGRRCSEVVLFYLIEAHTSLGKIYWQRGSLDDAIEEYHTALGLAPKYADLYFTLAKIYSEHKEPAKARQALSQALSINPNYNEAKLNLAFLEAQAGNNKKALDIFCGLSQTDSFYDQVTYDKALEASAKSDFRAAFKLFAQAFRVTPDRARSLCAMGQDAHRECRYDEAIKYYHQAKKLQPKYADVYNLLGVSLAQKGLNKQAIVQFQKAVKLAPRFSRAWLNLAYAWNQLGQVSKAKTALSKVLGIDPSNRLANELAKKMKNTPASRRGKGDVRK; the protein is encoded by the coding sequence ATGGTGTTCGTCAAACAGATATTTGACCAGCATTGCGCCCACCAGCTTTTAAAGCTGTCCATCAATGCCTTCAACCAGGGTGATTACCAGACAGCCATAGACCATCTTACCGTAATCCACGAACACGAAAGTTCAGTGGGGAGACGGTGCAGCGAGGTGGTCCTTTTTTATTTGATAGAGGCTCACACTTCTTTGGGGAAGATCTACTGGCAGCGGGGCAGCCTGGATGATGCCATAGAGGAATACCATACCGCTTTGGGGCTGGCCCCCAAATATGCCGACCTGTATTTTACCCTGGCTAAAATATATTCCGAGCACAAAGAACCTGCCAAGGCCCGCCAGGCTTTGAGTCAGGCGCTTTCCATCAATCCCAATTACAACGAAGCCAAGCTGAATCTGGCTTTTCTGGAAGCCCAGGCCGGCAACAATAAAAAGGCGCTGGATATATTCTGCGGGTTGTCCCAGACCGACAGCTTTTACGACCAGGTGACGTACGATAAGGCGCTGGAGGCCTCTGCCAAATCGGATTTCCGGGCAGCCTTTAAGCTGTTTGCCCAGGCTTTCCGGGTGACGCCCGACCGGGCCCGCTCGCTTTGCGCCATGGGCCAGGACGCCCACCGGGAATGCCGCTACGACGAAGCCATCAAATATTATCATCAGGCAAAAAAACTTCAACCAAAATATGCCGATGTATACAACCTGCTGGGAGTCAGTCTGGCCCAGAAAGGGTTGAATAAACAGGCCATAGTGCAGTTCCAGAAGGCTGTGAAACTGGCCCCGCGCTTCAGCCGGGCCTGGCTTAACCTGGCCTATGCCTGGAACCAATTGGGACAAGTCTCCAAGGCAAAGACGGCTCTGTCCAAGGTGCTGGGCATAGACCCCAGCAACCGTCTGGCCAATGAATTGGCTAAAAAAATGAAAAATACCCCAGCCAGCAGGAGAGGCAAAGGCGATGTCCGAAAATAG
- a CDS encoding tetratricopeptide repeat protein codes for MSTESITILSILAGGLFGLLFWRNSASKKDAQNILAEIKELQKQVEQSSKVELYLNGLPERANTKIQGLLRDGLKAMTNYEWDKAIEIFEKLLPCARKKDKAIIYSQMALCWQNKGNNEIAMRDYKKAFDIFNEINDKYGISACFCNMGIVFKILGDLPKALVHYQKALDIYQEIDNKEGVANALCNMGNVHQTLGEMSKALEHYQKALEIYQKIDNKEGEANVRCNIGIEYKTFGKMQKALEHYQKALEIYQEIDNTQGEASVYGNMGVVYGILGELPKALEHYQKALEIHQETGNKLGEANAIGNMGNVYGILGKLPKALEHQQKALEMHQKIGNKVGEANAFCCIGNVYEILGETLKALGHYQKALEMHQEIGNKLGEANAIGNMGNVYQTLGELPKALKLHQKSLEIHQVVGNKEGETNALCNIGNIYVTLGDLQKALEYYQKVLEICQGYNLPVIKEKIEACIKIIKNQSV; via the coding sequence ATGTCTACGGAATCAATAACTATACTTAGTATATTAGCGGGCGGCTTATTTGGACTGCTTTTTTGGCGTAATAGTGCTTCAAAGAAAGATGCACAAAATATTCTAGCCGAGATAAAGGAACTACAAAAGCAAGTTGAACAGTCATCCAAGGTGGAGCTTTATCTTAATGGTCTCCCTGAACGAGCGAATACAAAGATACAGGGGCTTCTGAGGGATGGCCTTAAAGCTATGACCAATTATGAATGGGATAAGGCCATAGAAATATTTGAAAAGTTATTGCCCTGTGCAAGAAAAAAGGATAAAGCGATAATCTATTCCCAAATGGCATTGTGCTGGCAGAATAAAGGTAACAATGAAATTGCCATGAGGGATTATAAAAAGGCTTTTGATATATTTAATGAAATTAACGATAAATATGGCATATCGGCATGTTTTTGTAACATGGGTATTGTATTTAAGATATTGGGCGATTTACCCAAAGCATTGGTACATTATCAAAAAGCTTTGGACATATATCAAGAGATAGACAACAAGGAAGGCGTAGCCAATGCTCTCTGCAACATGGGCAATGTGCATCAGACATTGGGCGAAATGTCAAAAGCCTTGGAGCATTATCAAAAGGCTCTGGAGATATATCAAAAGATAGACAATAAGGAAGGCGAAGCAAATGTTCGCTGCAACATTGGCATTGAATATAAAACATTTGGTAAAATGCAAAAAGCCTTAGAGCATTATCAAAAGGCTCTGGAGATATATCAAGAGATAGACAATACGCAAGGCGAAGCTAGTGTTTACGGCAACATGGGCGTTGTGTATGGGATATTGGGTGAACTACCAAAGGCATTGGAACATTATCAGAAAGCTTTAGAAATACATCAAGAGACAGGCAACAAACTAGGAGAAGCCAATGCTATAGGCAATATGGGTAATGTGTATGGGATATTGGGTAAACTACCAAAGGCATTGGAACATCAGCAAAAGGCTTTGGAGATGCATCAAAAGATAGGTAACAAGGTAGGCGAAGCCAATGCTTTCTGTTGCATAGGTAATGTGTATGAGATATTAGGCGAAACGCTAAAGGCCTTGGGCCATTATCAGAAAGCTTTAGAAATGCATCAAGAGATAGGTAACAAACTAGGAGAAGCCAATGCCATCGGCAATATGGGTAATGTTTATCAGACATTGGGCGAACTGCCAAAGGCCTTGAAGCTTCATCAGAAATCTTTAGAGATTCACCAAGTTGTTGGCAACAAGGAAGGTGAAACCAATGCTCTTTGCAACATAGGCAATATATATGTGACATTGGGTGACCTACAAAAAGCCTTGGAATATTATCAGAAGGTTTTAGAAATATGCCAAGGGTATAACTTGCCGGTAATAAAGGAAAAAATTGAAGCGTGTATTAAAATTATTAAAAACCAGAGCGTTTAG
- a CDS encoding Rne/Rng family ribonuclease — MAIDIIINATDREMRIAVLEDEGKLSEFWVERPQETLSVGDIYKGVVEKVLPGLNAAFVNIGTYKSGFLSLDDAIFDLSDLADDEAGAKPAFKPQKAALKAGQEIMVQISKEPLGSKGPRLTSYVSFPGRFCVLIPNQGGIGISRKIENREERSRLRKALQPSLPKGSGLIVRTAAVGADQKVLERDVKELVKNWQQVQKQYVRAKAPYRVHAQPPFIISLLNDLASYDIHSIVTDHKNTFNQIAGHLKGTDDGLKKKLLWYREEIPLFEAYQVETQVEKALNRKIWLKSGGYIAIDQTEALTAVDVNSGKFTGKKDAEAMVLKVNLEAAQEIARQVRLRDIGGIIVVDFIDMKYSQHRNRVLQEFTLAVKADRSKPNVYAISPLGLVEMSRKRIKPSLWQSLTETCPACNGAGRIFTAYTSAQMLERKMLSLKPDVKRRRLAIKAGNLLFDYLSGPGQAILKALNRELRTELRISSDRKMPVNSFKIINLEDEQEIV, encoded by the coding sequence ATGGCCATAGATATCATCATAAATGCCACCGACCGCGAGATGCGGATAGCCGTATTGGAGGACGAGGGCAAGCTCTCCGAGTTCTGGGTGGAGCGCCCCCAGGAAACACTTTCGGTGGGCGACATTTACAAGGGGGTGGTGGAAAAGGTGCTGCCGGGACTGAACGCCGCCTTCGTCAACATCGGGACCTACAAAAGCGGTTTTCTGTCGCTGGATGACGCCATCTTTGACCTGAGCGACCTGGCCGATGATGAAGCCGGGGCCAAGCCCGCCTTTAAACCGCAGAAAGCCGCCCTGAAGGCCGGTCAGGAGATCATGGTCCAGATCTCAAAGGAACCGTTGGGGAGCAAAGGCCCCCGGCTTACCTCCTACGTCTCTTTCCCCGGCCGCTTCTGCGTGCTGATCCCCAACCAGGGCGGCATCGGCATTTCCCGCAAGATCGAGAACCGGGAGGAACGTTCCCGGCTGCGCAAGGCTCTTCAGCCTTCGCTGCCCAAGGGATCCGGCCTGATAGTCAGGACCGCCGCGGTGGGGGCGGACCAGAAGGTTTTGGAACGCGACGTCAAGGAGCTGGTGAAGAACTGGCAGCAGGTGCAGAAACAGTATGTAAGGGCTAAAGCGCCCTACCGGGTGCACGCCCAGCCGCCCTTCATCATCAGCCTGCTTAACGACCTGGCTTCCTACGACATCCACAGCATAGTGACCGACCACAAGAACACATTCAACCAGATCGCCGGCCACCTGAAGGGGACCGATGACGGGCTTAAGAAAAAACTGCTGTGGTACCGGGAGGAGATCCCCCTGTTCGAGGCCTACCAGGTAGAGACCCAGGTGGAGAAGGCGCTGAACCGCAAGATCTGGCTGAAAAGCGGGGGCTATATCGCCATCGACCAGACCGAGGCCCTGACAGCGGTGGACGTCAACTCCGGGAAGTTCACCGGCAAGAAGGACGCTGAGGCCATGGTGCTAAAGGTCAACCTGGAGGCGGCCCAGGAGATAGCCCGCCAGGTGCGCTTAAGGGACATCGGCGGCATCATAGTGGTGGATTTCATCGACATGAAATATTCCCAGCACCGCAACCGGGTGCTCCAGGAGTTCACCCTGGCGGTCAAGGCCGACCGGTCCAAACCCAATGTTTACGCCATCTCTCCGCTGGGGCTGGTGGAGATGAGCCGCAAGCGGATCAAACCCAGCCTCTGGCAGTCCCTGACCGAGACCTGTCCGGCCTGTAACGGGGCGGGCAGGATATTCACCGCCTATACCAGCGCCCAGATGCTGGAGCGCAAGATGCTTTCGCTGAAGCCGGACGTCAAGCGTCGCCGGCTGGCCATCAAGGCCGGCAACCTTTTGTTCGATTATCTCTCCGGCCCCGGCCAGGCCATCCTCAAGGCGCTCAACCGGGAGCTGAGGACGGAGCTGAGGATCTCTTCCGACCGGAAGATGCCGGTCAATTCCTTCAAGATCATCAATCTGGAGGACGAGCAGGAGATAGTCTGA
- a CDS encoding biotin--[acetyl-CoA-carboxylase] ligase — protein MHILEIDYIKQNLKTAGFGQRLYYFEKLGSTSDQLKELAAGNVPDGTIVIAEEQKAGRGRSGNSWYSPPGVGLYLSLLLRPKANPIKMQGLTLALGCSAAKTLEAAAGIPVEIKWPNDLYCRGRKLGGILSESDLKAGLVDNVVIGMGFNLNNQMLPLELCETATSLELESGKHIFREDLLIALLTNLEKDHQRFMEQGFSAFTGELKPRFFLNQKWVLVSGDDGQFQKGVVTGFDAQGALLLLDQDGQAICCSSGTVAEIG, from the coding sequence ATGCATATATTAGAAATAGACTACATAAAACAAAACCTCAAGACCGCCGGTTTCGGCCAGAGACTTTATTACTTTGAAAAGCTGGGATCCACCAGCGATCAGCTGAAGGAACTGGCGGCGGGCAATGTGCCGGACGGCACCATCGTCATCGCCGAGGAACAGAAGGCCGGGCGGGGGCGTTCCGGGAATTCATGGTATTCACCGCCCGGAGTGGGCCTGTATCTTTCATTGCTGCTCCGGCCCAAAGCCAATCCCATCAAAATGCAGGGGCTGACTTTGGCCCTGGGCTGTTCGGCCGCCAAAACACTGGAAGCCGCAGCCGGGATCCCGGTGGAGATAAAGTGGCCCAATGATCTTTACTGCAGGGGCCGCAAGCTGGGCGGGATATTGTCCGAGTCAGATCTCAAGGCCGGACTGGTGGACAACGTAGTCATAGGTATGGGATTCAACCTGAACAACCAGATGCTTCCCCTGGAACTGTGCGAAACCGCCACCTCGCTGGAACTTGAATCCGGCAAACATATTTTCCGGGAGGACCTGCTGATAGCCCTGCTGACGAACTTGGAAAAAGATCATCAGAGATTTATGGAACAGGGTTTTTCGGCCTTCACCGGGGAACTTAAGCCCAGGTTCTTCCTCAACCAGAAATGGGTGCTGGTCTCCGGCGATGACGGGCAGTTCCAGAAGGGCGTGGTCACCGGATTTGACGCCCAGGGCGCTTTGCTGCTGCTGGACCAGGACGGCCAGGCCATTTGCTGCAGTTCCGGCACGGTGGCGGAGATCGGCTGA
- a CDS encoding type III pantothenate kinase gives MRLLIDIGNSKLGLAVFSKNKCVRQARMEHGGRPDYDRVYNFLDKAMGVKSIKSAAICSVVPEITQHTVTAVKQLLDIHCLVADASTLKGFKTRYRLPQQLGCDRAVCSYAAAKLYGMPVIVVDIGTAITWDAVDPLGRHLGGAIAPGPATMARSLNEKTAQLPLIPIKRPRAAIGRDTAGSVESGIYWGTIGMVKELVAVISAEMKGRPKIVVTGGLAGMAGPHIKNSITDQLLIFKGLNLALQEKEEQER, from the coding sequence ATGCGGCTGCTGATAGACATCGGCAACAGCAAGCTGGGGCTGGCGGTCTTCTCCAAGAACAAATGCGTCCGCCAGGCCAGGATGGAGCACGGCGGCCGGCCGGACTACGACCGGGTGTACAACTTCCTGGACAAGGCCATGGGGGTAAAATCCATCAAGTCAGCCGCCATCTGCTCGGTGGTCCCGGAAATAACCCAGCATACAGTGACGGCCGTCAAACAGCTGCTGGATATTCACTGCCTGGTGGCCGACGCTTCAACCTTGAAAGGTTTTAAGACCCGGTACCGGTTGCCCCAGCAATTGGGCTGCGACAGGGCGGTCTGCTCTTACGCTGCCGCCAAACTTTACGGAATGCCGGTGATAGTGGTGGATATCGGCACAGCCATCACTTGGGACGCCGTGGATCCTTTGGGCCGGCATCTGGGCGGGGCCATTGCCCCGGGGCCGGCGACCATGGCCAGGTCCTTGAACGAAAAGACGGCACAGCTTCCGTTGATCCCCATAAAAAGGCCCAGGGCAGCCATCGGCCGCGACACCGCCGGGTCGGTAGAATCCGGTATATACTGGGGAACCATCGGGATGGTAAAGGAACTTGTCGCTGTCATCTCCGCCGAGATGAAGGGGCGGCCCAAAATAGTTGTTACCGGTGGCCTGGCCGGAATGGCCGGGCCGCACATCAAAAATTCAATAACCGACCAACTGCTGATCTTCAAGGGTTTGAACCTGGCTCTGCAGGAAAAAGAGGAACAAGAAAGGTAA
- a CDS encoding M20/M25/M40 family metallo-hydrolase, with protein sequence MLNAHQILKELNFERLAGSANETKAIKIITKYLGQLKVKHQLEPFQLHAFDTGTASISCGGKTFKAHPFGLTKSQIISGELVYLEDLEVLTNDRGSYKDKIILTYSYGRKLVEAIKRSGAKALIDIGSPQREAPSWSYRQKNYEEGYIPSATVSYEDGAKLAGLSGKKAILKIKQTVSRRTARNIIVDIKGTGKDRTLTLAVGHYDSVARSPGSCDNGGGVVSLLKAVEHFSKNPPARDLRVIFFSGEEMGLRGSFSYVEKHKKEIAERAGLVVNIDVGGDDLGLNHFEVLGTAQLQGYVCGITREIGHYFRSAVDIYSSDCMPFSVYEVPSVNISREGGQSSFNIHTPGDTVEYTSARGLQPTIEAGINLLDRALNAKIYPVNKEIDRTLKDKIEKYLWNALQVPPEMKWAPEYKK encoded by the coding sequence ATGCTCAACGCTCACCAGATCCTCAAAGAGCTCAACTTCGAGCGACTGGCCGGTTCGGCCAACGAGACCAAGGCCATCAAGATCATCACCAAATACCTCGGCCAGCTTAAGGTCAAGCACCAGCTTGAGCCGTTCCAGCTACACGCTTTTGACACCGGCACCGCCAGCATCTCCTGCGGGGGAAAGACCTTCAAGGCCCATCCCTTTGGCCTGACCAAGAGCCAGATCATCAGCGGCGAGCTGGTCTACCTGGAAGACCTGGAGGTCTTGACCAACGACCGGGGCTCATACAAAGACAAGATCATCCTGACCTATTCCTACGGCCGCAAACTGGTGGAAGCCATCAAAAGGTCCGGGGCCAAGGCCCTGATAGACATTGGCAGCCCGCAACGGGAGGCCCCCAGCTGGTCGTACCGCCAGAAAAACTATGAGGAGGGATACATCCCTTCGGCCACGGTGTCCTACGAAGACGGCGCCAAGCTGGCCGGGCTGTCCGGTAAAAAAGCGATTCTCAAAATAAAGCAGACCGTTTCCCGGCGCACCGCCCGCAACATCATCGTGGACATCAAGGGCACGGGCAAAGACCGCACTTTGACCCTGGCGGTGGGGCATTACGACAGCGTGGCCCGCTCTCCCGGCTCCTGCGACAACGGCGGCGGGGTGGTCTCATTGCTCAAGGCCGTCGAGCATTTCTCCAAGAACCCTCCGGCCCGCGACCTGCGGGTGATATTCTTCTCCGGCGAGGAGATGGGCCTGCGTGGCAGCTTTTCCTATGTGGAGAAACACAAGAAGGAGATCGCGGAACGGGCCGGGCTGGTGGTCAACATCGACGTAGGCGGAGACGATCTGGGGCTGAACCATTTTGAGGTGCTGGGCACCGCCCAGCTGCAGGGGTATGTCTGCGGCATCACCCGTGAGATCGGCCACTATTTCCGCAGCGCGGTGGACATATATTCCAGCGACTGCATGCCGTTCTCGGTCTACGAGGTGCCTTCGGTCAACATTTCCCGGGAGGGCGGCCAAAGCTCGTTCAATATCCACACCCCGGGGGACACGGTGGAGTACACCTCGGCCCGGGGCCTGCAGCCCACCATCGAGGCCGGGATAAATCTTCTGGACCGGGCGCTCAACGCCAAAATATATCCGGTCAACAAGGAGATAGACCGGACGCTGAAAGACAAGATAGAGAAATACCTGTGGAACGCCCTGCAGGTGCCGCCGGAGATGAAATGGGCGCCGGAGTACAAGAAGTAA
- the nadC gene encoding carboxylating nicotinate-nucleotide diphosphorylase, whose protein sequence is MKLNLKKVNPLIKQALKEDIGKGDITTSYTVPEEARGLALILNKQEGVLAGIDVCRQVFLAVDKDLQMEAPLADGIWLEYGQVVLTIQGRTKSILTAERTALNFLQHLSGVATAANDFVKAVEGTRAKILDTRKTTPGLRYLEKYAVACGGGQNHRMGLYDMVLIKDNHIEAAGGPAAAIEMVRQKNKKVQIEIEVQSLAQLEEAAALEPDVIMLDNMKPEMMAEACRMVFSLPARDRGKLKLEASGNVSLETVRQIAECGVDYVSVGAITHSAPALDFSLGLKSLG, encoded by the coding sequence ATGAAGCTCAATCTTAAAAAAGTAAATCCCCTGATCAAACAGGCCCTCAAGGAGGACATCGGCAAAGGGGACATCACTACTTCTTACACCGTTCCGGAAGAGGCCCGGGGGCTGGCCCTGATACTGAACAAACAGGAGGGCGTGCTGGCCGGGATAGATGTCTGCCGGCAGGTGTTCTTGGCGGTGGACAAAGACCTGCAGATGGAAGCTCCACTGGCCGACGGCATCTGGCTGGAATACGGCCAGGTGGTGCTGACCATCCAGGGCCGGACCAAAAGCATCCTGACGGCCGAGCGGACCGCCCTGAACTTTCTCCAACATCTCTCCGGCGTGGCCACCGCCGCCAACGATTTCGTTAAAGCAGTGGAGGGCACCCGGGCCAAGATACTGGACACCCGCAAGACCACTCCCGGCCTGCGCTATCTGGAAAAGTACGCGGTGGCCTGCGGCGGCGGCCAGAACCACCGGATGGGGCTGTACGACATGGTGCTGATCAAGGACAACCATATCGAGGCGGCCGGCGGCCCGGCGGCGGCCATTGAGATGGTCAGGCAGAAGAACAAGAAGGTGCAGATAGAGATCGAGGTCCAGAGCCTGGCTCAGCTGGAGGAGGCGGCTGCGCTGGAGCCGGACGTCATAATGCTGGACAACATGAAGCCGGAGATGATGGCCGAGGCCTGCCGGATGGTCTTTTCCCTGCCAGCCCGGGACAGGGGGAAGCTCAAGCTGGAGGCTTCGGGGAATGTCAGCCTGGAAACTGTCCGCCAGATCGCCGAGTGCGGGGTGGATTACGTTTCCGTCGGCGCCATCACTCATTCGGCCCCGGCCCTGGATTTTTCTTTGGGCTTGAAATCCCTTGGGTGA
- the uvrB gene encoding excinuclease ABC subunit UvrB has product MNQFKLESTYKPTGDQPQAIQQLLEGINAGVKDQVLLGVTGSGKTFAMANVIAQLNRPTLIISHNKTLAAQLYGEFKGFFPHNAVEYFISYYDYYQPEAYIPSSDTYIEKDASKNDDIDRLRLKSTAALLERRDVIIVASVSCIYSLGSPDEWKEYVLLLELGQKAEREEIMKQLVRIQYSRNDVAFERATFRVRGNFIEVHPGDENIGIRIELDDEKVVKLSQFDPLTGTVMETRDRVAIYPTKHFVVSPPRLETAFQGIEEELKWRVADLTNQGKLLEAQRIQQRTKYDLELIKELGYCSGIENYSRYLSGRQEGERPFCLLDFFPKDYLLIVDESHVTIPQIGGMYAGDRSRKETLVDFGFRLPSAMDNRPLRFPEFESMVNQVIYTSATPADYELNRSQGRVIEQIIRPTGLVDPEVEVKPIAGQIDDLLEQIRQRVERKERVLVTTLTKKMSEDLSEYLDQAGVRVRYMHSEIDAIERVEILRGLRLGEFDVLVGINLLREGLDLPEVSLVAILDADKEGFLRSERSLIQVSGRAARHVQGKVIMYADRVTDSMKKALGEMNRRRAVQLAYNKEHGITPLSIIKSIEEVMLATSVADSKQEVVRDELAAYQVSGLSNEEIMAQLEKAMFEAAAAMDFERAAVIRDQIKTLKGDEAPGKPKRTGGIKAPASFGAGKPDFGVKNVRSSKRKPKT; this is encoded by the coding sequence ATGAACCAGTTCAAACTCGAATCCACCTACAAACCCACCGGGGACCAGCCCCAGGCCATCCAGCAACTGCTGGAAGGCATCAACGCCGGGGTCAAGGACCAGGTGCTGCTGGGCGTTACCGGCAGCGGCAAGACCTTTGCCATGGCCAACGTCATCGCCCAGCTCAACCGGCCCACCTTGATCATCTCCCACAACAAGACCTTGGCCGCCCAGCTTTACGGCGAGTTCAAGGGATTCTTTCCCCACAATGCGGTGGAATATTTCATCTCCTATTACGACTACTACCAGCCCGAGGCCTACATCCCGTCCAGCGACACCTACATCGAGAAGGACGCATCCAAGAACGACGACATCGACCGCCTGAGGCTTAAGTCCACCGCGGCCCTGCTGGAGCGGAGGGACGTGATCATCGTGGCCTCGGTCTCATGCATCTATTCCCTGGGCTCGCCCGACGAGTGGAAGGAGTACGTGCTTCTGCTGGAACTGGGGCAGAAGGCCGAACGGGAGGAGATCATGAAACAGCTGGTCCGCATCCAGTACTCCCGCAACGACGTGGCCTTTGAACGGGCCACTTTCAGGGTAAGAGGCAACTTCATCGAGGTCCATCCCGGCGACGAGAACATCGGCATCCGGATAGAGCTGGACGACGAGAAGGTGGTAAAACTTTCCCAGTTCGATCCATTGACCGGCACGGTGATGGAAACCCGCGATAGGGTGGCCATCTATCCCACCAAGCACTTCGTGGTCTCCCCGCCCCGGCTGGAGACGGCCTTTCAGGGCATCGAGGAGGAGCTCAAGTGGCGGGTGGCCGACCTCACCAACCAGGGGAAACTGCTGGAGGCCCAGCGGATCCAGCAGCGCACCAAGTACGACCTGGAGCTGATCAAGGAACTGGGCTACTGTTCGGGCATCGAGAACTACTCCCGCTATCTCTCCGGTCGCCAGGAGGGCGAGCGGCCCTTCTGTCTGCTGGATTTCTTTCCCAAGGATTACCTGCTGATAGTGGACGAGTCCCACGTCACCATTCCCCAGATCGGCGGGATGTACGCCGGGGACCGCTCCCGCAAGGAGACCCTGGTTGACTTCGGATTTAGGTTACCCTCGGCCATGGACAACCGGCCGCTAAGATTCCCGGAATTCGAGTCCATGGTCAACCAGGTGATATACACTTCCGCTACTCCGGCCGACTACGAACTCAACCGGTCACAGGGAAGGGTGATAGAGCAGATCATCCGGCCCACCGGCCTGGTGGACCCCGAGGTGGAGGTGAAGCCCATCGCCGGACAGATAGACGATCTGTTGGAGCAGATCCGCCAGCGGGTGGAGCGGAAGGAGCGGGTGCTGGTCACCACCTTAACCAAGAAGATGTCGGAGGATCTTTCGGAATATCTTGACCAGGCCGGGGTGCGGGTGCGCTACATGCATTCGGAGATAGACGCCATCGAGCGGGTGGAAATATTAAGAGGCCTGCGCCTGGGCGAGTTCGATGTCCTGGTCGGCATCAACCTCTTGCGCGAAGGCCTGGACCTGCCCGAGGTGTCTTTAGTGGCCATCCTGGACGCCGACAAGGAGGGCTTCCTCCGTTCCGAGCGCTCGCTGATCCAGGTCTCGGGCCGGGCGGCCCGCCACGTCCAGGGCAAGGTCATCATGTACGCCGACCGGGTCACCGACTCCATGAAGAAAGCGCTGGGCGAGATGAACCGCCGCCGCGCCGTCCAGCTGGCCTATAATAAGGAGCACGGCATCACGCCGCTGTCCATCATCAAGTCCATCGAAGAGGTGATGCTGGCCACTTCGGTGGCCGACTCCAAGCAGGAGGTGGTCCGGGACGAGCTGGCGGCCTACCAGGTCTCGGGGCTGTCCAATGAGGAGATCATGGCCCAGCTGGAGAAGGCCATGTTCGAGGCGGCCGCGGCCATGGACTTTGAACGGGCGGCGGTGATCCGGGACCAGATCAAGACACTGAAGGGGGACGAGGCCCCGGGAAAACCCAAGCGGACCGGAGGGATCAAGGCCCCCGCTTCCTTCGGGGCAGGCAAGCCGGACTTCGGGGTGAAGAACGTCCGTAGCAGCAAGAGAAAACCAAAAACTTAA